Genomic window (Alnus glutinosa chromosome 9, dhAlnGlut1.1, whole genome shotgun sequence):
atgcaccatttatgataaaacgcgttttaaagtcgtgatggtcatgaactccacagttaagcgtgtttttgcgagagcaatctcagaatgggtgaccttctgggaagtctggtttggggagccaaaagcggacaatattgtgtcattgagggtggatcgttacaaatggtatcagaaccattgcccagcctgagatggtgggagcgtgcacaagcccaatgagggatgCCAGCGAGGACACTGGGTctaaagagggggtgattgtgacgtcccacatcgcctgggaatgagaatgtgcttatatgtataagtgCACCATTTAtaacacaacgtgttttaaaaccgtgatggccatgaacctattagaactccgcagttaagtgtgcttctgcAAGAGCAATCCTAGAAttggtgacctcctgggaagtctggtatggggagccaaaagcggacaatattgtgttattgagggtgagtcgttacaatatatatatatatatatatatatatatatatatatatatatatatatatatatatatatattaaattttgactaatTTTCAGCATACTTTTTATTAACCATTGTtagtgaaaattaattttgcatAGCTATTTAAAGTATATGCACCCAAGTATGACATTGCCGAAATGTTTTGGccaatttaacaattttagccaccctaaaactatttaaaatgttaaattttggttattAGGAAGGTAATAAAAATTTTAGTGcattatttaacaattttttctttagtgTTGATgcttattaattattgttattggAATATTTAGGATTTAAAAAGTCCATTTAGCTTCCAATTTAACTACTCATCTTCCAATTCTCACGTTTCTTTTCGGTAACtacataatttaatttaaaaaactttggttgttatttatgaaaaatgtaGAATTGGCAATCTTATTGTATAAAAGTGATAAAGTCTTTTGTTGTAAGCTCTTTGGCGAGAGGTCTAAGATTCATTGGTCTTATTCTTTGGGGAGTAAGATGGGGAGGCGTACCGTGAAGTTAATtacttattaattaatattttggggcgttacaatatataatatatagtatatgacTATATAGAAGGccaatacaattttaaatatatcacGTACTTGTCGCAATTCTAAGTTATACTCTTGAAGGCTTCTACTATTTTATAGTATATGACTATATAGGCTTCtaccattttcttttatcttgaccattttctctttgttttcctcTAGATTTCCACGGGAACAAACCTAGCTTCCATAATCTTCCATTGATCTTTCTTCAAAAAGTTCCAACACATCCGAggtataaaagaaaagtgttttttttgtttttttttacgtGTCCACACAATATAaggtataaaagaaaaagataggaGCTTATATTTGTCTAATATTGTAGAAATTAAGAGAGCTAGAGAGATTGCTTGGTAAGGAGGTAGGTGGCGCAACCCCAAGCTGAGTCTTACGTACCAAGATTGCAAGAAACTTCCAAATCAACTTCCATAAATATCTTTAGTTTTTTTCCTACTTATTCagcttttgctattttttttgtttttttttttgaagaaagctTTTGCTATTCAGTTCGCCTacttgagagagaaagagcaaCGGTAGTAGAGGTTTCTTAACTATTCATCCATTATCTGTCCTCATGAAAATAGCTAAAACTAGAGCATGCGCGCATCCGCCTTTAAGACGACTGCTGGATAGAAACATTTTGTTTTGCGTACGTTCTTATTAAGAACTACGGTTGAGAAAGCTACCAGCTGCCAACAATATCGCTAGCGTCATGCTTCATTAATCTTCATGGACTTTCCATTTTCAAACTACGAAAATATGAATTACCTTTCATTCGATGTATTGGATATCTGCAGTAATTAAGCATTCTATTTGTTCATGTTTAATGTTCAATTCACTAATAAAAGCTTCCtaattatgaataaaaatttaaatattaaagttACTGATAAATCACCATTACTTGTCGCATAATCTTAGGTTTAAgcaataatttaacatgatattagggCCGATATCACATGTCTTTTAGAACCTGACTCTACACTTTAtcctttattttctattaaaatattttatgtgttatttAGCACCACATGTGAAAGAAATGTTAAAGTacgtattaattaaatatttaaattcattCCATCCTATATTAAAATGATAGTTGTTGCTAATCATTGAAAGTAGGTCAAAATCACTTCTGCTTCATTTTAAGAACTATAACATCATAGCTAGgaatatattattttgtagGAAGGAAAATCTTTGACTTGAACAGAACGTATGTCAAAGGAAAATATTGATTGTCTTTGAACCCACTCTAAAGTTTTTTCTAACAACTGGCCCTTCTAGTTCTCTTCTGTCTTAACTTGCTGAGTTAATCTCGATCCATCACTGGCCTACTCGACCAAACCTTTTCTCGCACCTATATAATTACCACAAGGATAGCATCGAGGAATACACAGTTTACACTCCAGTACAAGAACACGTACACTCAAGGAGAAataacaaagagaaagagatgaaaatgggtgtttttcttctttcatcgCCGCCAGCATTTCCAGGAGGCTTTCTATTCTTATTCATTACACTGTGTCTCATCCCTGAGCTTGCACTTGCAGGCATAACCAGGCACTACAAGTTTGATGTATGTTTctgcattattttcttttatttcattttctttttttctttctgttaaCAGTTCTGAATTATTTTCTCTAGATCGCATTGCAAAATGTAACACGACTGTGCCACAGCAAGAGCATTGTGACAGTAAACGGCCAGTTTCCTGGGCCTCGCATTGTTGCTAGGGAGGGTGACCGCCTTCTTATCAAGGTGGTCAACCATGTCCACAACAATATCTCCATCCACTGGTAACATTCTTCCTTGCTTCAATTTAACAAAttcatctattttttattaaaatcatcaCCTATTTTAAATTAAAGAGAATGATCAAACTTGTGATCTAAATGCGATAatggaaatttctttgaaaCAGGCATGGCATTCGACAGGTTCAAACAGGGTGGGCTGATGGGCCAGCATATGTAACACAATGTCCCATACAAACTAGCCAGAGCTATGTGTACAACTTCACCATTGCAGGCCAAAGAGGCACTCTTTTCTGGCATGCCCACATATCATGGCTAAGATCAACCGTCTATGGTCCTCTTATCATTCTCCCCAAGCGTGGCGTTCCTTACCCATTTGCCAAACCCTACAAGGAAGTTGTTCCCATCATCTTCGGTACTCTCATCTATATGATTAGCTACATGCACGTAGTTTAGTCTTATATAATTTCCCTTTGATTATATATCCATATATTAATACAAACTTACAATTCAAAAAAACATTTCAGGAGAGTGGTGGAATGTGGATACTGAGGTAGTAATTAGCCAAGCCCTGCAAACAGGAGGCGGCCCTAATGTCTCTGATGCATATACAATTAATGGACTTCCAGGGCCACTCTATAACTGTTCCGCCAAAggtaaacttttgaaataagtggtaatttaaacATTGTAATCATAATTAATTCTCCTCCTGTATATTTTTACAGACACGTTCAAGCTGAAAGTGAAGCCTGGGAAGACTTATCTTCTCCGCCTAATCAATGCAGCACTCAATGATGAGCTTTTCTTCAGCATTGCAAACCACAGCCTCACTGTTGTTGAAGCCGATGCTGTTTATGTCAAACCCTTCGAGACCAACACAGTTCTCATAGCCCCGGGACAGACCACAAATGTTGTTCTAAACACCAAAGCCGAATTCCCAAACGCCACATTCTTCATGACCGCTAAACCATATGTGACTGGCCTGGGCACTTTCGACAACTCCACTGTCGCAGGTATCCTAGAATATGAATCTCCACCCAAAGCCCTTTATTCAGCTGCCTCCATTAGAAAGCTTCCACTCTTCAAACCCGTTCTTCCTCCTCTAAACGACACTTCCTTTGCAACAAATTTCACGAACAAACTCCGTAGCTTAGCAAGTGCTCAATTCCCAGCAAATGTCCCTCAAAGAGTCGACAGGCGCTTCTTCTTCACAATAGGTCTTGGAACAATCCCCTGCCCACGTAACCAAACATGCCTAGGGCCTAATGGAACAATGTTCGCAGCTTCTGTCAATAACGTATCTTTTGCACTCCCCTCCACTGCCCTCCTCCAAGCCCACTTCTTTGGGCAATCCAAAGGGGTTTACTCTCCTGACTTTCCAAGCAGTCCCATC
Coding sequences:
- the LOC133877855 gene encoding laccase-17-like, translating into MGVFLLSSPPAFPGGFLFLFITLCLIPELALAGITRHYKFDIALQNVTRLCHSKSIVTVNGQFPGPRIVAREGDRLLIKVVNHVHNNISIHWHGIRQVQTGWADGPAYVTQCPIQTSQSYVYNFTIAGQRGTLFWHAHISWLRSTVYGPLIILPKRGVPYPFAKPYKEVVPIIFGEWWNVDTEVVISQALQTGGGPNVSDAYTINGLPGPLYNCSAKDTFKLKVKPGKTYLLRLINAALNDELFFSIANHSLTVVEADAVYVKPFETNTVLIAPGQTTNVVLNTKAEFPNATFFMTAKPYVTGLGTFDNSTVAGILEYESPPKALYSAASIRKLPLFKPVLPPLNDTSFATNFTNKLRSLASAQFPANVPQRVDRRFFFTIGLGTIPCPRNQTCLGPNGTMFAASVNNVSFALPSTALLQAHFFGQSKGVYSPDFPSSPIFPFNYTGTPPNNTMASNGTKLVVLPFNTSVELVMQDTSILGAESHPLHLHGFNFFVVGQGFGNFDPNNDPANFNLVDPVERNTVGIPSGGWVAIRFLADNPGVWFMHCHLEIHTSWGLRMAWVVLDGKLPNQKLLPPPADLPKC